GCGGTCTCCGAGGTGAACCGGTCACCCGTGAGCTGCATACCGTCACCCGAGTCGCCCGCGAAACGGATGATCACCCGGTCCAGGCGACGGACTTCCTTACCGTCGCCGCCCGTGGTTCCCGTCGTACCTGACAGGGGGGCTCGCTGACCCCCGAGGACGGCGTCGTTGGCCTCATCGGCCTTCTCTGCCGCGCTACTGACCTGGCTCGTCACTGAACTGGACCTCCCTTGGGGCGGCGGTTCGGAACCGTCCGGCCAGCCGGCGATCCCAGAGGCCACCCTACGTCCGCGTAGGTGGCCCTCCAGGGACCGATCATATGGTGGACGCTATTTTGAGACACCCTTTGATAAAGGTTTGTCACCTTTTGCAACCCCCCGGTCATGGGATGAAGGCGGCCGCCTCCTGGGTCTTTCGTCCTAGGTCCTCCCCGGTTGCCCGAGCCTTCGGCGGCCCTTTCTTGATCAGAGGTGCCCGTCCGGCACCCGCCGGACACCCCTGGGCCCGCGCAGTGCCCCCGGAATGCCCCGGAGCGCTCCTGGAGTGCCCCGGAGCGCTCCCGGGGCGCTCCCGCGGCGCTCCGGGATGTGGCCGTCGGTGGCCCGAGCTCCACCTCCACCGATAACTGACAGGGTGTCGGATCCCTAGGAGTTCAGGTAGGTCAGCACGGCGAGGACGCGCCGGTGGTCCCCGTCGCTGGGCGAGAGCCCCAGCTTCAGGAAGATATTGCTGACGTGCTTCTCGACCGCCCCGTCGCTCACCACGAGCTGCCGGGCGATCGCGGAATTCGTCCGGCCCTCGGCCATCAGACCCAGGACCTCCCGCTCGCGCGGCGTCAGCCCGGCCAGCACGTCCTGCTTGCGGCTGCGGCCCAGCAACTGCGCCACGACCTCCGGGTCCAGCGCTGTCCCGCCCTGGGCCACCCGGACGACGGCGTCCACGAACTCGCGCACCTCGGCCACCCGGTCCTTCAGCAGATACCCCACCCCGCGGCTGCTGCCCGCCAGCAGCTCGGTGGCGTACTGCTCCTCCACGTACTGGGAGAGGACCAGCACCCCGATGTCCGGGTAGTCCTTCCGCAGCCGCACCGCCGCGCGCACGCCCTCGTCGGTGTGCGTCGGCGGCATCCGCACATCGGCGACCACCACATCGGGAAGCGCCTGCTGGGCGTCGAGGTCCGCCACGGTCTTGAGCAGCGCCTCCGCGTCCCCGACCCCCGCCACCACGTCGTGCCCGAGATCGGTGAGCAGACGGGTGAGCCCCTCCCGGAGCAGGACCGAATCCTCGGCGATGACCACGCGCACCCTGTTCTCCACGTTCTCCACGACTACGAGTCCCCCACTGTTCTGAATATGCCGCATATGTCGCGTTCCCCGCGACCTTGCACGGGCCACGCCCGACCACCGCGCACCACGCCCCTGCCGCCCAAGCATCCCAGGCCCCGGACACGGATGGGGGGCCTGTGGATAACCCGCACGGACCGGCAGCACGGGCCTCTACGACCTGGGCGCGGACGGCCCCTACACCCCGGGCACGGACGGCCGTACGCCCCGCGACGACTACGGCCGTACGGCCGGGCGATCGCGCCCGTACGCCCCGCCGCCGGACCGGGAGGCCGGGCGAAGGGGCGTACGGGCGCGGAGTGGGCGAAGGGGATACGGCGATACGCGGGGACGAGGGTGAAGGCGATAGAGGGAAGCGAGAGATCGAGAAGCGGGGGAGCAGGCAGCGCGGGAGTGGGGAAAGTCGGGAGCGGGGCGAGTGGCTCCGCGTTCGGGTCAGCCGCGCCAGGGCAGCTCGGCGGTGACCGTCGTCGGGCCACCGGCCGGGGAGTCGACCACAAGGACCCCGTCCACCGCGTCCAGCCGTTCCGTCAGCCCCGCGAGGCCGCCGCCCGAGGCCGGTGACGCCCCGCCCCGGCCGTTGTCGGTGACCTGGAGCATCAGCCGGTCGGCCGCCCGCCACACGTCGACCGTGGCCCGGGTCGCCCGGGCGTGCTTGCTGATGTTCTGGAGGAGCTCCGAGACGGTGAAGTACGCGATGCCCTCGATCGCCTGCGCGGGCCGCGCGTCCAGGTCCACCTCGACCGTCACGGGCACGGTGCAGCGGGAGGCTATCGCGGAGAGCGCGGCGTCCAGGCCCCGGTCGGTGAGGACGGCGGGGTGGATCCCGCGGGCCAGGTCGCGCAGCTCCTGGAGGGCCACCTTCACCTCGCCGTGGGCTTCGTCGACCATGCGGGCGGCGGCCTCGGGGTCGTCGGTGAGCTTCTCCTTCGCCAGGCCCAGATCCATGGCGAGGGCGACCAGGCGGGCCTGTGCCCCGTCGTGCAGGTCGCGCTCGATCCTCCGCAGGTCGGCGGCGGCGGTGTCCACGACCACGCCCCGGTCCGACTCCAGCTCCGACACCCGGGTGGCCAGCCGGGACGGACCCAGCAGACCGGTGACCATCAGCCGGTCCACGGAGAGCAGACCCCGCACGATCCACGGCGCGGCCAGCACCAGCGCCAGGCCGATCGCCCCCGTCACCGCCAGCTCGCCCGGCGAGTCCAGATACTCCTGGTGGGTGCGGTCCCCGTACAGCTGGAGGCCGCCCTGCCCGCCGAAGACCGGGAAGAGCCAGAACCACAGCGGATACGTCAGCGCCGCCAGGCCGTACGTCCAGAACGTGATCGCGACGACGAACGTGAACGTGGCCCACGGGAAGTGGAGCAGCGTGTACACCAGGTGCCGCCAGGACACCCCGCTCTTGAGGACCGCGCCCATCCAGGACAACGGGCCGCCGGTCTTCCCCCGCACCCGCTCCGGATCCGCGACCTCCACCCGCAGCAGCCCGCGTGCCCGGTGCCGCTCCAGCGCACCGAAGCCCCGGCAGACGGCGAGACCGGCGGCGAGAACCGGTATCCCGATGAAGGTGACCAGCAGGCCCGCGCTCAGCGACGTCATGGTGACCGCGAAGACGAACGCCGCCGTGGCGAGCGGAAAGCTCAGCAGCGCGTAGAGCAGCTCGCGCCAGGTGCGGGCCTCCAGGGGCGCACGCAGCGGCGCGGGGAGAAAGTGCTTCGCCGGGGTCTTCGCCGGGGTGTTCGCCGGGGTGTTCGCCCCGAAGCCGGGGCCGGAACCCTGATGCTCCCGGTCCCGCGTGTCCGGTCCGTATGCCGTGGCCATGAGTCCCGTCCGTTCCGTCTCTGTCTGAAGTCTCTCAGGGGGCTGTGCGTGGGGCACTGGGCTGTGCGTGGGGCCTGCGCCGTGATGGCGTCGGCGGCGGCCCGTCACCTCGGACCGTTCTCCCTCAAGGGTGCTGGCCGGCGGCCTTCCGCACCATGAGGTCCCTCTCCGTATCCACCCGGGGGTTTTCCCCACCCCCGGCCGCCCGGGGGTGGGGAAAACCCCCGGCCGGGCGGTCAGGCGGCCGGCCGGGCTGCGGTCCGGTCGCGCCAGGGCAGCTCGGCGGTGACGGTCGTCGGCCCGCCCTCCGGCGAGTCCAGGACGAGCACCCCGTCGACCGCGTCGAGCCGCTCGGCGAGCCCCGCGAGACCCGTACCGCCGTCCATCCGGGCCCCGCCCCCGCCGTCGTCCGTGACCTGGAGCATCAGCCGGTCCCCCGAACGCCACACGTCGACGGAGGCCGACCGTGCCCCGCTGTGCTTGCTGACGTTCTGGAGGAGCTCCGAGACGGTGAAGTACGCGATGCCCTCGATCGCCTCCGCCGGACGACCCCGCAGCCCCACCGACACCTTGACCGGAACCGTGCAGCGGGAGGCGATGGCGGAGAGCGCGGCGTCCAGGCCCCGGTCGGTGAGGACGGCGGGGTGGATCCCGCGGGCCAGGTCGCGCAGCTCCTGGAGGGCCACCTTGATCTCGCCGTGGGCCTCGTCGACCATGCGGGCGGCGGCCTCGGGGTCGTCGGTGAGCTTCTCCTTCGCCAGACCGAGCCCCATGGCGAGGGCGACCAGGCGGGCCTGTGCCCCGTCGTGCAGGTCGCGCTCGATCCGGCGCAGGTCGGCGGCGGCGGTGTCCACGACCACGCCCCGGTCCGACTCCAGCTCGGCGATGCGCCGCTCCAACTCGTCCGAGGGCGCCAACAGCCCCCGCGCCATCGCCCGGTCCACCGTCGTCAGCCCCCGCGTGATGAACGGCAGCACCGGCCACAGGACGAACAGGCTCACCAGCGTCACCGCGAACGTCAGCACTCCCCACGGCAGTCGGACGAACCCGTACAGCAACGCCCGCCAGCCCACCGGGTCCTTGAGCCCCGCCCACAGCCGGACGAAGAACCCCTGCCCCCGGTGGCCGCGCGCCGGCGGACTCGGCTCCTCGACCCGCACACCGAGCATCCGCCGCGCCCGCCACCGCTCCAGCCGGCCCAGCAGCCGGGAGCCCTGGAGCCCGCCGACCAGCAGCGGCAGCCCGATCACGGTGACGGAGAGCCCGGCGCCGACGGCGATCACGACCACCGTGTAGACGAACCCGACGACGGCCAACGGCAGATTGGCGAGCAGATACCCGACCTCCCGCCAGGTCCACCGGTCGAGGGCGAAGCGGGCGGGCGGCGGCAGGTCGGGATCCGGCACGGAAGGGCTCATGGTCATACCCCCAGCCTGCCGGGCCGCACGCGCGCCCACCATGGGGCTCATGGGTGGGGTGAAGTAGGGATAACCCCACCTGATGCCCGACGCGGCTGCTTACGCTCCGTTTACCAGGCCCTAGACTCCCGTGCGTACAGAAGCAGGTGCGCGGGACAGATGCGGACGATGAGGGAGCGAGGGGCGGACGTGGCCGACGTTACGGACGTGACCGGCGTGGCGGACGCCGTGGGCATGACCGGCGCGCCCGGCGCATCCGGTGTGCCCGGTGTGCCCGGTGCGCCCGGAGGGTCAGGCGTTCCGGTGGACGGGGCCACCGCACTCGCCTCGGAGTACTTCCAGAACTATTCGGTCATCGGCCTGCTCGCCCTGGTCGGCGTCCTGTTCGTCGCCGTGGCCTTCGGGGCGGGACGCCTGCTGCGCCCCGTCGTCCCCACCCCGGAGAAGCTCCTCACCTACGAATGCGGCGTCGACCCGGTCGGCGAGGGCTGGGCGCACACCCAGGTCCGCTACTACGTCTACGCGTTCCTGTACGTGATCTTCGCCGTCGACTCCATCTTCCTGTTCCCGTGGGCCACGGTGTTCGCGGCGCCCGGATACGGCGCGACGACCCTGATCGAAATGTTCATCTTCCTCGGCTTCCTGGCCGTGGGACTGCTCTACGCATGGAAGAAGGGCGTCCTCGCATGGGCCTGACGAGCCGGCCGACCCCCGCATCGCAGCAGCCCGCGCCCCCGCCGCCACCGTCCGACCCGGTCCTCCTTCCCGAGCCCAAGCGGCTCGGAGTGCTCTCCCGGCTCGCACCGGAGCCCATGAAGGTCGTCCTCAACTGGGGCCGTCGCTACAGCCTCTGGGTCTTCAACTTCGGACTCGCCTGCTGCGCCATCGAATTCATCGCCGCGTCCATGGCGCGCCACGACTTCATCCGGCTCGGCGTGATCCCCTTCGCCCCCGGCCCCCGTCAGGCCGACCTCATGATCGTGTCCGGCACGGTGACGGACAAGATGGCCCCGGCCGTGAAGCGGCTGTACGAGCAGATGCCCGAACCGAAGTACGTCATCTCCTTCGGCGCCTGCTCCAACTGCGGCGGCCCCTACTGGGACTCGTACTCCGTGACCAAGGGCGTCGACCAGATCATCCCCGTCGATGTGTACGTACCCGGCTGCCCGCCCCGGCCCGAGGCGCTGCTCCAGGGCATTCTCAAGCTCCAGGAGAAGATCGCGCGCGAATCGCTCGCCGAGCGGTACGCCACCGGGGTCGCCGAGGCCAAGGGCGGGGGCCCGTCCACCGAGGCCCTGCGCAGCGGCCTGGTGTCCGCTCCCACGGCACCGGCCGCGGCACCCGCTCCGACGTCGGGCCCGACGGAGGAGCGGCGATGAGCGACGGCGACCGGCACACGGAATCCGCGGCCGAGGCCGCCTACGGTCGGCTGCCGGACGCGGTCACCGACCTGTTCGGCGACGAGGCCACGGCGGAGTCCGCGTACGACCTGCTGACCGTCGACGTCCCCGCCGCCGGCTGGCTCACCGCGCTGCGGACCGCCCGCGACGGACTCGGGTGCACCTACTTCGACTGGCTCAGCGCCGTGGACGAACCGGGCGTCGGCTTCCGGGTCAGTGCCCATGTCGCGGCCGTGGGCACGGGTACGGTGCGGCGGCTGATGGTACGCACGACCGTGCCGCACGACGCGGCGGTCCTGCCCAGCGCCATCGACGTCTACGCGGGCGCGGCCTGGCACGAGCGCGAGACGCACGAGATGTTCGGCGTCTCCTTCGAGGGCCACCCCCATCTCGTACCGCTGCTCCTGCCGGAAGGCTTCGAGGGCCATCCGTTGCGCAAGGACTTCGTCCTGGCCGCGCGCGTCGCCAAGGCCTGGCCCGGGGCCAAGGAACCTGGGGAGCCGGCGGAGGGACACACCGGCCCCAAGCGTCGCGCGATGCTCCCGCCCGGCGTCCCCGACCCGAACGAATGGGGCCCCCTGAAGGGCCAACTCCCCCCGGCCGCCGCCCGCCCGGGCCGCGCCGCCCGACCCGCGGCCGACCGCCCGCCCCGCCGTACCCGCACCGCGGGCGAGGGCTCGGCGGCACAACGCCCCACGGCGAGCGGACCGGACACCGCCTCGGCTGCCGGAACGGGGCCCTCCGCGCCTCAGGACGCGTCCGCGCCCCCGGAGACGCCTACGACGACCACGCAGCCGACTGCCACCACGCCCCCGCAGGAGCCTCCGACGACCACCCGTCCGCGCCGTTCCCGGTCGGCGTCCGAGGGCTCGGCGAGCCAACAGCCGTCCCCGGACGCCCCCGCGGCACCCCCGGCCGCTCCGGCGCGCCGCTCCCGGTCGGCGTCGGGCGGCTCGGCCAGTCAGCGCCCGGGGTCGGACGGGCCCGCGCCCGGGGAGACCTCAGGGCCTCCGCCCCGGGTGCGCAGCACGGACGCCCCGTGGCACGACGCCCAACCGGCTTTCCGTGAACCGGCCTCCGACGAACGGCCCTCCGACGAACGGCCCTCCGGAGACCGGCCCTCCGGAGAACAGGAGAGCCCGGAATCCGGTTCTCCGGACGCGTCTGCTCAGCCGCTCCGGCGGGCCGCCGAGTCCGAAGGCGAGCCCGCACCCACGGACGAACCCACCCCCGCCTCCGACGAAGCCGCTCCCGACGAAGCCGCCCCTGACGAGGCAGCCCCCGCCCCGGACAAGCCCGCCCCGGACAAGCCCGCCCCGGACAAGCCCGCCCCGGGCCACTCCGCCCCAGACCACCCCGCCGGAGGCGATCCCGAGTGAACGACGTGTCCGACGTCGCCCTCCGACTGGCCATCGTCTTCGTCGTGTTCCTGGTCGCCCCCCTCCTCGTGGGCCAGACGGAACACAAGGTGATGGCCCACATGCAGGGCCGCCTGGGCCCCATGTACGCAGGCGGCTTCCACGGCTGGGCCCAGCTCGTCGCGGACGGCGTGAAGTTCGCGCAGAAGGAGGACGTGGTCCCGGCCGCCGCCGACCGCCGCGTCTTCCAGCTCGCCCCCGCCGTCGCCCTCCTCCCGTACCTCCTCGTCCTCGTGGTCATCCCCGTCGGCCCCGGCGCGGTCGGCCAGGCCGTCGACGCGGGCATCTTCTTCGTGCTCGCCGTGATGGGCATCGGCGTCCTCGGCTCGCTCATGGCGGGCTGGGCCTCCGCCAACAAGTTCTCCCTCCTCGGCGGTCTCCGTACCGCCGCGCAGCTCCTCTCCTACGAGCTGCCCATGCTCCTGGCCGCCGCCTCCGTGGCCATGGCGGCCGGGACGGTCTCGCTGACCGGCATCCTCGACGCCTTCGCGTGGTGGTGGCTGCCCTGGCAGATCGTCGGCGCCCTGGTCTTCTTCGTCGCCGGTCTCGCCGAGCTGCAGCGTCCGCCGTTCGACATGCCGGTGGCCGACTCCGAGATCATCTTCGGCGCGTACACCGAGTACACCGGTCTGCGCTTCGCCCTGTTCCTGCTCGCCGAGTACGCCGGCATCGTCGTCCTGTGCGCGCTGACCA
The nucleotide sequence above comes from Streptomyces sp. NBC_01116. Encoded proteins:
- a CDS encoding sensor histidine kinase; the protein is MATAYGPDTRDREHQGSGPGFGANTPANTPAKTPAKHFLPAPLRAPLEARTWRELLYALLSFPLATAAFVFAVTMTSLSAGLLVTFIGIPVLAAGLAVCRGFGALERHRARGLLRVEVADPERVRGKTGGPLSWMGAVLKSGVSWRHLVYTLLHFPWATFTFVVAITFWTYGLAALTYPLWFWLFPVFGGQGGLQLYGDRTHQEYLDSPGELAVTGAIGLALVLAAPWIVRGLLSVDRLMVTGLLGPSRLATRVSELESDRGVVVDTAAADLRRIERDLHDGAQARLVALAMDLGLAKEKLTDDPEAAARMVDEAHGEVKVALQELRDLARGIHPAVLTDRGLDAALSAIASRCTVPVTVEVDLDARPAQAIEGIAYFTVSELLQNISKHARATRATVDVWRAADRLMLQVTDNGRGGASPASGGGLAGLTERLDAVDGVLVVDSPAGGPTTVTAELPWRG
- a CDS encoding NADH-quinone oxidoreductase subunit A — its product is MTGAPGASGVPGVPGAPGGSGVPVDGATALASEYFQNYSVIGLLALVGVLFVAVAFGAGRLLRPVVPTPEKLLTYECGVDPVGEGWAHTQVRYYVYAFLYVIFAVDSIFLFPWATVFAAPGYGATTLIEMFIFLGFLAVGLLYAWKKGVLAWA
- a CDS encoding NADH-quinone oxidoreductase subunit C; amino-acid sequence: MSDGDRHTESAAEAAYGRLPDAVTDLFGDEATAESAYDLLTVDVPAAGWLTALRTARDGLGCTYFDWLSAVDEPGVGFRVSAHVAAVGTGTVRRLMVRTTVPHDAAVLPSAIDVYAGAAWHERETHEMFGVSFEGHPHLVPLLLPEGFEGHPLRKDFVLAARVAKAWPGAKEPGEPAEGHTGPKRRAMLPPGVPDPNEWGPLKGQLPPAAARPGRAARPAADRPPRRTRTAGEGSAAQRPTASGPDTASAAGTGPSAPQDASAPPETPTTTTQPTATTPPQEPPTTTRPRRSRSASEGSASQQPSPDAPAAPPAAPARRSRSASGGSASQRPGSDGPAPGETSGPPPRVRSTDAPWHDAQPAFREPASDERPSDERPSGDRPSGEQESPESGSPDASAQPLRRAAESEGEPAPTDEPTPASDEAAPDEAAPDEAAPAPDKPAPDKPAPDKPAPGHSAPDHPAGGDPE
- a CDS encoding NADH-quinone oxidoreductase subunit H encodes the protein MNDVSDVALRLAIVFVVFLVAPLLVGQTEHKVMAHMQGRLGPMYAGGFHGWAQLVADGVKFAQKEDVVPAAADRRVFQLAPAVALLPYLLVLVVIPVGPGAVGQAVDAGIFFVLAVMGIGVLGSLMAGWASANKFSLLGGLRTAAQLLSYELPMLLAAASVAMAAGTVSLTGILDAFAWWWLPWQIVGALVFFVAGLAELQRPPFDMPVADSEIIFGAYTEYTGLRFALFLLAEYAGIVVLCALTTVLFLGGWHGPFGADGLGWLWTVLKTALLAFVVIWLRVSYPRLREDQLQRLAWTTLVPLALAQIALTGIVKVAIN
- a CDS encoding sensor histidine kinase, with the translated sequence MTMSPSVPDPDLPPPARFALDRWTWREVGYLLANLPLAVVGFVYTVVVIAVGAGLSVTVIGLPLLVGGLQGSRLLGRLERWRARRMLGVRVEEPSPPARGHRGQGFFVRLWAGLKDPVGWRALLYGFVRLPWGVLTFAVTLVSLFVLWPVLPFITRGLTTVDRAMARGLLAPSDELERRIAELESDRGVVVDTAAADLRRIERDLHDGAQARLVALAMGLGLAKEKLTDDPEAAARMVDEAHGEIKVALQELRDLARGIHPAVLTDRGLDAALSAIASRCTVPVKVSVGLRGRPAEAIEGIAYFTVSELLQNVSKHSGARSASVDVWRSGDRLMLQVTDDGGGGARMDGGTGLAGLAERLDAVDGVLVLDSPEGGPTTVTAELPWRDRTAARPAA
- a CDS encoding LuxR C-terminal-related transcriptional regulator, which encodes MRVVIAEDSVLLREGLTRLLTDLGHDVVAGVGDAEALLKTVADLDAQQALPDVVVADVRMPPTHTDEGVRAAVRLRKDYPDIGVLVLSQYVEEQYATELLAGSSRGVGYLLKDRVAEVREFVDAVVRVAQGGTALDPEVVAQLLGRSRKQDVLAGLTPREREVLGLMAEGRTNSAIARQLVVSDGAVEKHVSNIFLKLGLSPSDGDHRRVLAVLTYLNS
- a CDS encoding NADH-quinone oxidoreductase subunit B — its product is MGLTSRPTPASQQPAPPPPPSDPVLLPEPKRLGVLSRLAPEPMKVVLNWGRRYSLWVFNFGLACCAIEFIAASMARHDFIRLGVIPFAPGPRQADLMIVSGTVTDKMAPAVKRLYEQMPEPKYVISFGACSNCGGPYWDSYSVTKGVDQIIPVDVYVPGCPPRPEALLQGILKLQEKIARESLAERYATGVAEAKGGGPSTEALRSGLVSAPTAPAAAPAPTSGPTEERR